The proteins below are encoded in one region of Juglans microcarpa x Juglans regia isolate MS1-56 chromosome 4D, Jm3101_v1.0, whole genome shotgun sequence:
- the LOC121260927 gene encoding inositol-pentakisphosphate 2-kinase-like isoform X2, protein MRIPKAPRNGSPHVRSPTALSTHERLLWKDVDGIVSSPNKEIAAQLYVQHVMSPLLGSEHVDAGMRVLVSREFLDSVEKNVICQRPAWRVDAAKADTDRDSVLLLTDHSLFPGGTLNSRSCVSVEIKPKCGFLPFSRFISDRNAIKRSITRFRMHQALKLHQGEISELSEYDPIDLFSKCKDRIDKAIISLFNTPQNNFRVFLNGSLIFGALGAGANSTSFVISEAFEDALKSFIWADNNLRTMNFLQLVSETVYKSGVLDRLLEIQKLDNFDIEGAVHAYYDIIYESCPVCRESGGDKVSQIYTSLHSIPLDESLKIVKDYLIAATAKDCSLIISFRPSEDGYSGSPYNKIHLEATNQIFDYKASFIDLDLKPLKKMEDYYELDKKIVNCYTRMVEAERSIKANTT, encoded by the exons ATGCGAATACCGAAGGCGCCGAGGAACGGATCGCCGCACGTGAGGAGTCCGACGGCGTTGAGCACGCACGAACGGCTACTTTGGAAAGACGTCGACGGCATCGTATCGTCCCCAAACAAAGAAATTGCTGCACAACTCTATGTGCAGCACGTCATGAGCCCTCTCTTGGGTTCCGAACATGTTGATGCCGGG ATGCGTGTCCTTGTGTCCAGGGAGTTCCTGGACtcggttgagaaaaatgttatatgtCAGCGTCCTGCTTGGCGAGTTGATGCTGCCAAGGCTGATACGGATCGCGATTCTGTGCTTCTCCTAACTGATCATTCGCTTTTTCCTGGCG GTACTCTCAACAGTCGATCCTGTGTATCTGTTGAAATAAAG CCCAAATGTGGATTTCTCCCTTTTTCAAGATTCATATCGGACAGAAATGCCATTAAACGGAGCATTACTCGATTTAGAATGCACCAAGCCTTGAAGTTGCATCAAGGAGAg ATATCAGAATTAAGCGAATATGATCCCATCGATCTGTTCTCTAAGTGCAAGGACAGGATAGATAAAGCTATTATCAGTCTCTTTAACACCCCTCAGAATAATTTCAGGGTATTCTTGAATGGTTCTCTCATATTTGGGGCCTTGGGTGCTGGTGCGAACAGTACTAGTTTTGTGATTAGTGAAGCATTTGAAGATGCACTCAAGTCTTTCATCTGGGCAGATAATAACCTTCGTACAATGAATTTCCTACAGCTTGTTTCTGAGACAGTTTATAAGTCTGGAGTACTGGATCGGCTTCTTGAGATCCAGAAGCTTGATAATTTTGACATAGAAGGAGCGGTTCATGCATATTATGACATCATTTATGAGTCTTGTCCAGTATGCAGAGAATCTGGTGGAGACAAAGTTTCACAGATATATACATCTTTGCATTCCATTCCTTTGGATGAAAGCTTGAAGATTGTAAAGGACTATTTGATAGCGGCAACCGCAAAAGACTGTAGTCTAATAATTAGTTTTAGACCAAGTGAAGATGGTTATTCAGGATctccatataataaaatacaccTAGAGGCAACCAACCAAATTTTTGATTACAAG GCATCTTTCATTGACCTAGATTTGAAACCTTTGAAGAAGATGGAAGACTATTATGAGTTAGACAAGAAGATTGTGAACTGCTACACTCGTATGGTGGAAGCAGAAAGAAGCATAAAGGCTAATACAACTTAA
- the LOC121260927 gene encoding inositol-pentakisphosphate 2-kinase-like isoform X1, giving the protein MEVSNFETNIQARLGIVNLKEADKDVVLEQKHAIDWVYRGEGAANLVLAYTGSSHSFIGKVMRIPKAPRNGSPHVRSPTALSTHERLLWKDVDGIVSSPNKEIAAQLYVQHVMSPLLGSEHVDAGMRVLVSREFLDSVEKNVICQRPAWRVDAAKADTDRDSVLLLTDHSLFPGGTLNSRSCVSVEIKPKCGFLPFSRFISDRNAIKRSITRFRMHQALKLHQGEISELSEYDPIDLFSKCKDRIDKAIISLFNTPQNNFRVFLNGSLIFGALGAGANSTSFVISEAFEDALKSFIWADNNLRTMNFLQLVSETVYKSGVLDRLLEIQKLDNFDIEGAVHAYYDIIYESCPVCRESGGDKVSQIYTSLHSIPLDESLKIVKDYLIAATAKDCSLIISFRPSEDGYSGSPYNKIHLEATNQIFDYKASFIDLDLKPLKKMEDYYELDKKIVNCYTRMVEAERSIKANTT; this is encoded by the exons ATGGAGGTTTCAAATTTCGAAACGAATATTCAAGCTCGATTAGGTATCGTTAATCTGAAGGAGGCGGATAAGGATGTGGTTCTAGAGCAGAAGCACGCAATTGACTGGGTCTACAGAGGCGAAGGAGCTGCTAATCTCGTTCTCGCATACACCGGATCATCTCACTCGTTT ATAGGGAAAGTAATGCGAATACCGAAGGCGCCGAGGAACGGATCGCCGCACGTGAGGAGTCCGACGGCGTTGAGCACGCACGAACGGCTACTTTGGAAAGACGTCGACGGCATCGTATCGTCCCCAAACAAAGAAATTGCTGCACAACTCTATGTGCAGCACGTCATGAGCCCTCTCTTGGGTTCCGAACATGTTGATGCCGGG ATGCGTGTCCTTGTGTCCAGGGAGTTCCTGGACtcggttgagaaaaatgttatatgtCAGCGTCCTGCTTGGCGAGTTGATGCTGCCAAGGCTGATACGGATCGCGATTCTGTGCTTCTCCTAACTGATCATTCGCTTTTTCCTGGCG GTACTCTCAACAGTCGATCCTGTGTATCTGTTGAAATAAAG CCCAAATGTGGATTTCTCCCTTTTTCAAGATTCATATCGGACAGAAATGCCATTAAACGGAGCATTACTCGATTTAGAATGCACCAAGCCTTGAAGTTGCATCAAGGAGAg ATATCAGAATTAAGCGAATATGATCCCATCGATCTGTTCTCTAAGTGCAAGGACAGGATAGATAAAGCTATTATCAGTCTCTTTAACACCCCTCAGAATAATTTCAGGGTATTCTTGAATGGTTCTCTCATATTTGGGGCCTTGGGTGCTGGTGCGAACAGTACTAGTTTTGTGATTAGTGAAGCATTTGAAGATGCACTCAAGTCTTTCATCTGGGCAGATAATAACCTTCGTACAATGAATTTCCTACAGCTTGTTTCTGAGACAGTTTATAAGTCTGGAGTACTGGATCGGCTTCTTGAGATCCAGAAGCTTGATAATTTTGACATAGAAGGAGCGGTTCATGCATATTATGACATCATTTATGAGTCTTGTCCAGTATGCAGAGAATCTGGTGGAGACAAAGTTTCACAGATATATACATCTTTGCATTCCATTCCTTTGGATGAAAGCTTGAAGATTGTAAAGGACTATTTGATAGCGGCAACCGCAAAAGACTGTAGTCTAATAATTAGTTTTAGACCAAGTGAAGATGGTTATTCAGGATctccatataataaaatacaccTAGAGGCAACCAACCAAATTTTTGATTACAAG GCATCTTTCATTGACCTAGATTTGAAACCTTTGAAGAAGATGGAAGACTATTATGAGTTAGACAAGAAGATTGTGAACTGCTACACTCGTATGGTGGAAGCAGAAAGAAGCATAAAGGCTAATACAACTTAA